In Brevibacterium zhoupengii, the following are encoded in one genomic region:
- a CDS encoding TRAP transporter large permease, protein MLEATFVLIAVLILLLVTSAPIAVALGLTSLVYFYYFTLIPMTQVSERLFNALNSFPLMAIPFFILAANIMSRGGISRRLTDFGAAMVGHLRGGMAITTVLACMFFAAVSGSSPATVVAVGALMIPAMIKNGYPKEFSTGLVATSGSLGILIPPSIPLIVFGIATEQNIGDLFLAGILPGVLAGVMLLGMAVFVAWKKGYGHAGAGFKLSTADKLKAFRDAILALALPFLVLGGIYSGWFTPTEAAAVAVAYSLVVSLLIYREIKISQLWEVTLSSVKTSAMVMFIIANGILFTFVLASERIPGSISETITNWDLQPWQFLILVNILLLFVGCVMETSSAILILAPILLPIAMELGIDPIHFGIIVVMNLEIGMITPPLGLNLFVASGMSGMSVMSVAKAAIPSALVLLAALMLVTFVPFFATAFVGS, encoded by the coding sequence ATGCTCGAAGCAACATTCGTTCTCATTGCAGTCCTCATTCTGCTGCTCGTCACCTCGGCGCCCATTGCGGTGGCCCTGGGCTTGACCAGCCTCGTCTACTTCTACTACTTCACACTCATCCCGATGACCCAGGTCTCGGAACGGCTCTTCAACGCCTTGAACTCGTTCCCGCTGATGGCGATACCGTTCTTCATCCTCGCGGCCAACATCATGTCCCGCGGTGGAATCTCGCGGCGACTGACCGACTTCGGTGCCGCCATGGTCGGCCACCTGCGCGGCGGCATGGCGATCACCACGGTGCTCGCGTGCATGTTCTTCGCCGCGGTCTCCGGTTCCTCACCTGCCACGGTTGTGGCCGTCGGTGCACTGATGATCCCGGCCATGATCAAGAACGGATACCCGAAGGAATTCTCCACGGGACTCGTGGCCACCTCGGGGTCCTTGGGCATCCTCATCCCACCATCGATCCCGCTCATCGTCTTCGGCATCGCCACCGAGCAGAACATCGGTGACCTGTTCCTCGCCGGCATCTTGCCGGGCGTCCTCGCCGGCGTCATGCTGCTGGGCATGGCCGTATTCGTGGCCTGGAAGAAGGGCTACGGCCACGCCGGAGCCGGCTTCAAACTCTCCACCGCGGACAAGCTCAAGGCCTTCCGGGATGCGATCCTGGCCCTGGCACTGCCGTTCCTGGTCCTCGGTGGAATCTACTCCGGCTGGTTCACCCCCACCGAGGCGGCGGCCGTCGCGGTCGCCTACTCCCTGGTGGTGTCCCTGCTCATCTACCGCGAGATCAAAATCTCGCAGCTGTGGGAAGTCACGCTGTCATCGGTGAAGACCTCCGCGATGGTCATGTTCATCATCGCCAACGGCATCCTCTTCACCTTCGTCCTCGCCAGTGAGCGGATCCCAGGGTCGATCTCGGAGACGATCACAAATTGGGACCTGCAGCCCTGGCAGTTCCTCATCCTCGTCAACATCCTGCTGCTGTTCGTGGGCTGCGTGATGGAGACGTCCTCGGCGATCCTCATCCTCGCCCCGATCCTGCTGCCGATCGCGATGGAGCTCGGCATCGACCCGATCCACTTCGGAATCATCGTCGTGATGAACCTGGAGATCGGCATGATCACGCCGCCGCTGGGACTCAACCTGTTCGTGGCCTCCGGCATGTCGGGCATGAGTGTGATGAGCGTGGCCAAGGCCGCCATCCCGAGCGCGCTGGTGCTGCTGGCGGCGTTGATGCTGGTGACCTTCGTGCCGTTCTTCGCGACGGCGTTCGTGGGGTCGTAG
- a CDS encoding Ohr family peroxiredoxin yields the protein MSATLYTTTATSTGEGRAGGRAVTDDGLLDLTLAIPKSMGGPGGATNPEQLFAAGWASCFHSGLKMVAAQQKTPVTDSTVTADVWITKTDEGGLALNAAIRVHIGGGITQEAAEALVAAAHQVCPYSVATRGNLPVDLTTTVA from the coding sequence ATGTCCGCCACGCTCTACACCACCACCGCCACCTCGACCGGGGAGGGCCGCGCCGGAGGCCGTGCAGTCACCGACGATGGACTGCTCGACCTGACCCTGGCCATACCCAAGTCGATGGGCGGCCCCGGTGGCGCGACCAACCCCGAGCAGCTCTTCGCCGCCGGCTGGGCATCGTGCTTCCACTCAGGCCTGAAGATGGTCGCAGCACAACAGAAGACACCTGTCACCGACTCCACCGTCACGGCAGATGTCTGGATCACGAAGACCGATGAAGGCGGACTCGCCCTCAACGCAGCGATCCGCGTGCACATCGGAGGCGGCATCACCCAGGAGGCCGCCGAGGCGCTCGTCGCCGCAGCTCACCAGGTGTGCCCCTACTCGGTTGCCACCCGCGGCAACCTCCCCGTTGACCTCACCACAACCGTCGCCTGA
- a CDS encoding TRAP transporter substrate-binding protein produces the protein MTSIRRPRWKPLVACLSICLLALSGCNPARSGKQEKFELRFAHVTSTSTPKGLAADFFAKQIEEKSDGRIQVEVFPNSELYGDKDEMQALQSNAVQMLAPASAKFTTIAPSLQVLDLPFIFDHPDEIPEIVSPDTEIGKAIYANPDLEANGLKVLGLWDSGMKQIHSNNATLNPDDMKGKKYRIQPSDVLRTQFETWGGIPSPLAFAEVYNGLQQGLIDGGENTYSNIESQKMHTVQKYVTELNHGYIGYILTVNKRWYDELPDDLQAVVDESADEASEFNRKEAQKVNAESKRLIEESGGTKIVVPTKEERQSFKDMVVPSEYEKYSDVIGPEVVDELLRRDKERE, from the coding sequence ATGACGTCGATACGACGACCCAGGTGGAAACCGCTGGTTGCCTGCCTGTCGATCTGCCTGCTGGCCCTGAGCGGGTGCAATCCCGCGCGCAGCGGCAAGCAGGAGAAGTTCGAACTGCGCTTCGCCCATGTGACTTCGACAAGTACGCCGAAGGGACTGGCCGCCGACTTCTTCGCGAAGCAGATCGAAGAGAAGTCCGATGGTCGCATCCAGGTCGAGGTGTTCCCGAACTCGGAACTCTACGGCGACAAGGACGAGATGCAGGCGCTGCAGTCCAACGCCGTGCAGATGCTCGCCCCGGCGAGCGCGAAGTTCACGACGATCGCGCCGAGTCTGCAGGTCCTCGACCTGCCGTTCATCTTCGATCACCCGGATGAGATCCCGGAGATCGTCAGCCCCGACACCGAGATTGGCAAGGCCATCTACGCCAACCCCGACCTCGAGGCCAATGGGTTGAAGGTCCTGGGCCTATGGGATTCGGGCATGAAGCAGATCCATTCGAACAATGCGACGCTGAACCCTGACGATATGAAGGGCAAGAAGTACCGCATCCAGCCCTCCGATGTGCTGCGCACTCAGTTCGAGACCTGGGGTGGAATTCCCTCTCCCTTGGCCTTCGCCGAGGTCTACAACGGTCTCCAGCAGGGGCTCATCGACGGTGGTGAGAACACGTACTCGAACATCGAGTCGCAGAAGATGCACACCGTCCAGAAGTACGTCACCGAGCTCAACCACGGCTACATCGGCTACATCCTCACCGTGAACAAGCGCTGGTATGACGAACTGCCCGATGACCTGCAGGCCGTCGTCGACGAATCTGCCGATGAGGCCTCCGAGTTCAACCGCAAGGAAGCACAGAAGGTCAACGCGGAATCCAAGCGGCTCATTGAGGAGTCCGGGGGCACGAAGATCGTGGTGCCCACGAAGGAGGAGCGTCAGTCGTTCAAGGACATGGTCGTGCCTTCCGAGTACGAGAAGTACAGCGATGTCATCGGACCAGAGGTCGTCGACGAGCTCCTGCGACGTGACAAGGAACGTGAGTGA
- a CDS encoding TRAP transporter small permease encodes MKTFDKYLSRVENFLAGASLIGATALAVFAVLLRNITGDVLFWSEEAIIYLIICSTFFGAVVTLRHNEHVAVDIMPTLLKGKKKKFFVVLGGMMTLIYAGFIAYLSWALISEPFSRTTITPALKLPLWVVELSLAIGMTLFFIRAAEMLIRAVKTPPEALDKDVFAEEAAAVGIDVKDVAIDDDPSTTPNNRTTGDDSLGDDDDTKEGDR; translated from the coding sequence ATGAAGACCTTCGACAAATATCTGAGCCGGGTCGAGAACTTCCTGGCCGGCGCCAGTCTCATCGGCGCCACAGCACTCGCGGTCTTCGCCGTGCTCCTGCGCAACATCACAGGAGACGTGCTCTTCTGGTCCGAAGAGGCCATCATCTACCTCATCATCTGCTCGACCTTCTTCGGAGCGGTCGTGACCCTGCGCCACAACGAACACGTGGCCGTGGACATCATGCCGACACTGCTCAAGGGCAAGAAGAAGAAATTCTTCGTCGTCCTCGGCGGCATGATGACCCTCATCTACGCAGGCTTCATCGCCTACCTGTCCTGGGCTCTGATCAGCGAACCATTCTCGCGGACGACGATCACTCCGGCGCTCAAGCTGCCGCTGTGGGTCGTCGAACTCTCGCTGGCGATCGGCATGACGCTGTTCTTCATCCGCGCCGCCGAAATGCTCATCCGTGCGGTGAAGACACCACCGGAGGCACTCGACAAGGACGTGTTCGCCGAAGAGGCCGCAGCCGTCGGCATCGACGTGAAGGATGTCGCCATCGATGACGATCCGTCCACGACGCCGAACAACCGTACGACCGGGGACGACAGCCTCGGCGATGACGACGACACGAAGGAAGGGGATCGCTGA
- a CDS encoding CNNM domain-containing protein has translation MSNPWVIVTLTILIIGLSAFFVAVEFALIAAKRHRLEDAAADSRSARAALRSSTELSVLLAGSQLGITACTLALGAITKPAVHHWITPVAEAVGLPLWIADLTGFVLALIIVTFLHLVVGEMAPKSWAVAHPERSAIMLALPMRAFMFLTRPLLQVLNNAANACLRIVGVEPVDEVDQGHTSDDLRELLRHSAQAGTLEQESSDALLGALELTQLSLGELVAEREKPTAVGPGATAGEVRRASHRDRHRRILVHTTGGQPPTHVVHVRDVLSLDEGASVTELARPVEALPASMTVVHAFGAMKAAGTQLALVDRANGSHAVVTVTDVLTYLLSAGSVDGRRS, from the coding sequence ATGAGCAACCCTTGGGTCATCGTCACCCTGACCATTCTCATCATCGGCCTCAGCGCCTTCTTTGTCGCCGTCGAGTTCGCCCTCATCGCCGCCAAACGCCACCGGCTGGAAGACGCGGCGGCCGACAGCCGTTCGGCCCGTGCCGCGCTGCGCAGCTCCACCGAGCTCTCCGTCCTCCTCGCCGGTTCTCAGTTGGGCATCACAGCGTGCACCCTGGCGTTGGGCGCAATCACGAAACCTGCGGTTCATCACTGGATCACCCCGGTCGCCGAGGCTGTGGGCCTGCCACTCTGGATCGCTGACCTCACCGGCTTTGTTCTTGCGCTCATCATCGTCACTTTCCTCCACCTCGTCGTCGGTGAAATGGCACCGAAGTCGTGGGCTGTCGCGCACCCAGAACGGTCTGCGATCATGCTCGCCCTGCCGATGCGGGCATTCATGTTCCTCACTCGTCCTCTGCTCCAGGTGCTCAACAACGCGGCCAACGCCTGCCTGCGGATCGTCGGCGTCGAACCTGTTGACGAGGTCGATCAGGGCCACACCTCGGACGATCTGCGGGAGCTGCTGCGGCATTCGGCACAGGCCGGCACCCTTGAGCAGGAGTCCTCGGACGCGCTGCTCGGTGCTCTCGAACTCACTCAGCTCAGCCTCGGCGAGCTCGTAGCCGAACGTGAGAAGCCGACTGCTGTCGGACCGGGAGCGACGGCGGGGGAGGTGCGAAGAGCTTCACATCGCGATCGTCACCGGCGCATCCTCGTGCACACCACGGGAGGGCAGCCGCCGACCCACGTGGTCCACGTCCGCGATGTCCTCAGCCTCGATGAGGGAGCTTCCGTTACCGAGCTGGCGCGCCCGGTCGAGGCGCTGCCGGCAAGCATGACCGTCGTCCACGCGTTCGGTGCGATGAAGGCCGCTGGCACTCAGTTGGCATTGGTCGATCGTGCCAATGGCAGCCATGCCGTGGTCACGGTCACCGACGTGCTCACCTACCTGCTCTCGGCCGGCAGTGTCGACGGTCGCCGGTCATAA
- a CDS encoding dihydrofolate reductase family protein: MSESQQSLRAFVFLGLSVDGRIARPDGDLEWLTSRGAAAGDAGFTPFVESIDAVVMGRRTYEAIASYDDWPYLDRPIHVISTTLAADADSRITVHRSAEAAIDALQRDGRWRVYVDGGETVRWFLAAKLIDELTLSQVPVLIGDGPSLFGSLGGDVDLEHVRTTVLDGGMVQTTYRVLDGPTPRSSQ; encoded by the coding sequence ATGTCCGAGTCGCAGCAGTCTCTTCGTGCCTTTGTCTTCCTAGGGTTGAGTGTCGACGGCCGCATCGCGCGGCCGGATGGGGACCTGGAGTGGCTGACCAGCCGTGGCGCAGCCGCGGGCGATGCGGGTTTCACGCCGTTCGTGGAGTCGATTGACGCGGTGGTGATGGGGCGTCGGACCTATGAGGCTATCGCCTCCTACGACGACTGGCCCTATCTCGATCGCCCGATCCACGTGATCAGCACGACCCTCGCCGCAGACGCAGACTCTCGAATCACCGTGCACCGCTCGGCCGAGGCCGCCATCGACGCTCTGCAGCGAGATGGTCGCTGGCGCGTCTACGTCGACGGTGGGGAGACCGTCCGGTGGTTCCTAGCCGCGAAACTGATCGACGAGCTCACACTCTCCCAAGTCCCTGTACTCATCGGCGATGGGCCATCACTGTTTGGGTCGCTGGGCGGAGATGTGGACCTCGAACATGTTCGAACCACGGTCCTCGACGGCGGGATGGTTCAGACCACCTACCGCGTCCTAGATGGACCAACACCTCGCTCGTCTCAGTAG
- a CDS encoding TetR/AcrR family transcriptional regulator translates to MPQKTSAGTQTRSGPATRDRILQAANELFYAHGIRGTSADRVIAQVGITKVTFYRHFPTKSDLVVAYLQQQADGERAWFTSMRQVGDAQGSLRAIASGVGKASCSPGFRGCAFINAAAEFADPEDPVRAVINEHRQWMLEEFANIAAEAKVADADMTARQLMILRDGAMVNGYLGESASVTVSLSAGFDSVIAAAIH, encoded by the coding sequence ATGCCGCAGAAGACGTCAGCAGGTACCCAGACCAGGTCGGGCCCCGCCACTCGTGATCGCATACTTCAGGCCGCGAACGAACTGTTCTACGCACACGGAATCCGCGGGACGAGCGCCGATCGTGTCATTGCGCAGGTGGGCATCACGAAGGTCACCTTCTACCGCCACTTCCCCACGAAGAGCGACCTCGTCGTCGCCTACCTGCAGCAGCAGGCGGACGGAGAACGCGCATGGTTCACTTCGATGCGTCAGGTTGGCGACGCCCAGGGCTCCTTGCGGGCGATCGCCTCAGGTGTCGGCAAGGCTAGCTGCAGCCCAGGATTTCGCGGCTGCGCGTTCATCAACGCCGCAGCAGAGTTCGCAGATCCCGAAGATCCGGTCCGCGCGGTCATCAATGAGCACCGACAGTGGATGCTCGAAGAGTTCGCCAACATTGCTGCCGAGGCGAAGGTCGCGGATGCCGATATGACGGCTCGGCAACTCATGATCCTGCGCGATGGAGCGATGGTCAACGGCTACCTCGGCGAGTCAGCCTCAGTCACGGTGTCGCTTTCCGCTGGATTCGACTCGGTGATCGCTGCAGCAATCCACTGA
- a CDS encoding MerR family transcriptional regulator: MSTEYGSELSISEVCELLGITAHTARYYERAGLIEVPRSQSDHRTYDQATVERLDFLVRMRTSGMGISELRRYVDLVRAGEATTEQRLQIMLDQRERIVSQLHELELALLTTDYKIAKYGGAPNDNHTTANTSPNSHHTEGDPS, from the coding sequence TTGTCGACCGAGTACGGCAGCGAACTGTCCATCTCCGAAGTATGCGAACTCCTCGGCATCACCGCACACACCGCCCGCTACTACGAACGCGCCGGGCTCATCGAGGTGCCGCGAAGCCAGTCGGACCACAGAACCTATGATCAGGCGACTGTCGAACGCCTCGACTTCCTTGTTCGCATGCGCACATCCGGCATGGGCATCAGCGAGCTCCGTCGCTATGTCGACCTCGTCCGCGCTGGTGAAGCGACCACCGAGCAACGTCTGCAGATCATGCTCGACCAACGTGAGCGCATCGTGTCCCAGCTTCACGAATTGGAACTGGCCCTCCTCACGACCGACTACAAGATCGCCAAGTACGGCGGGGCTCCCAATGACAACCACACAACGGCAAACACTTCACCGAACTCCCACCACACTGAAGGAGATCCATCATGA
- a CDS encoding hemolysin family protein, producing MTWVLSLLIGLLVVLLITVATGYFVAQEFAYMAVDRSRLAARSAAGDKAAERAQSITRRTSFMLSGAQLGITVTGLLVGYVAEPLIGTAVGEALGGTSIPTGTAIAIGTVLALVVATIIQMVFGELFPKNLAIARPEPLAIWLARSTAIYLAVFGWLITIFDKASNALLKVLGIEPVHDVDHSATRRDLKHIVADSRQSGDLVDEDSLILDRILDFPQQSVSHATVPRSRVDVISEDTSLHQVRTLMQTGHSRYPVLNAAEEVVGTIDLLDVLSAADDDELRRLLKAPVFVPESLPLPDAVRTLTEGRAQMGCVVDEYGGFSGIITVEDLGEELVGDIVDEHDDAIEEIVSADDGTWTAPGAIPLDELERTLQRELPATSAHTLSGLVIEHAKGFPAVGDRIEISLPIDPAELADTESPSPVLLTVDVLEVASHVPSLLRIGIEVQR from the coding sequence TTGACCTGGGTTCTCTCGCTCCTCATCGGCCTGCTCGTCGTCCTCCTCATCACAGTGGCCACCGGCTACTTCGTGGCTCAGGAATTCGCCTATATGGCCGTCGACCGTTCGCGACTTGCCGCCCGGTCAGCCGCCGGTGACAAAGCCGCCGAGCGCGCCCAATCGATCACTCGCCGCACCTCCTTCATGCTCTCTGGCGCCCAGCTGGGCATCACGGTCACCGGGCTGCTGGTCGGCTATGTCGCCGAGCCCCTTATCGGCACGGCCGTCGGCGAGGCCCTCGGCGGGACATCGATCCCCACAGGCACCGCAATTGCCATCGGCACCGTGCTCGCCCTGGTCGTGGCGACGATCATCCAGATGGTCTTCGGCGAACTTTTCCCGAAGAACCTCGCGATCGCCCGCCCCGAGCCGCTGGCAATCTGGCTGGCGCGGTCGACTGCGATCTACCTCGCCGTCTTCGGCTGGCTCATCACGATCTTCGACAAGGCATCGAACGCTCTGCTGAAGGTCCTCGGGATCGAACCCGTCCACGATGTCGACCACTCCGCGACTCGTCGCGATCTCAAGCACATCGTCGCCGACTCCCGCCAGAGCGGAGATCTCGTCGACGAGGATTCCCTCATCCTCGACCGCATCCTCGACTTCCCACAGCAGAGCGTCTCCCACGCCACTGTGCCCCGTTCACGCGTCGATGTCATCAGCGAGGACACATCGCTTCACCAGGTGCGAACCCTCATGCAGACCGGTCATTCCCGGTACCCGGTGCTCAACGCAGCCGAGGAGGTTGTGGGCACGATCGATCTCCTCGACGTTCTCTCCGCCGCCGATGATGACGAGCTGCGCCGGCTCCTCAAGGCACCGGTCTTCGTTCCCGAGTCTCTGCCGCTTCCCGACGCCGTGCGCACTCTGACCGAAGGTCGGGCCCAGATGGGCTGCGTCGTCGATGAGTACGGCGGCTTCTCCGGCATCATTACGGTGGAGGACCTCGGCGAGGAGCTTGTCGGTGACATCGTCGACGAACACGATGATGCGATCGAGGAGATCGTCTCCGCTGATGACGGCACCTGGACGGCTCCCGGGGCGATCCCCCTCGACGAGCTGGAACGGACTCTGCAACGCGAACTGCCGGCTACGTCGGCGCATACGCTTTCGGGTCTCGTCATCGAACATGCCAAGGGCTTCCCCGCCGTCGGCGATCGAATCGAGATCTCCTTGCCGATCGACCCCGCCGAACTCGCAGACACCGAGTCGCCGAGTCCCGTCCTGCTCACCGTCGATGTCCTCGAGGTGGCCTCCCACGTGCCCTCCTTGCTGCGAATCGGAATCGAGGTTCAGCGATGA
- a CDS encoding GNAT family N-acetyltransferase — protein MMQTAPQIVAYQPSYRSALLDLSIRAWEPVFPQLKDDVPGFVYESFYPRGWRERQFEDLATTLDEEPSHVDVALIQTSPVGWVCTRLHPEDRMGEVYVLAVDPGFQQRGVGHALLEHSIDRIRRAGMNMVMVETGDDRGHAPARSAYESVGFERWPVARYFKNLDT, from the coding sequence ATGATGCAAACTGCACCACAGATCGTTGCCTATCAACCGTCATATCGAAGTGCGCTGCTTGACCTGTCCATCCGCGCGTGGGAACCAGTCTTCCCTCAGCTGAAGGACGACGTTCCTGGCTTTGTCTATGAATCCTTCTATCCTCGGGGCTGGAGGGAGCGCCAGTTTGAGGATCTTGCCACGACCCTTGACGAGGAGCCCAGTCATGTCGACGTCGCTCTTATCCAGACGTCTCCGGTGGGGTGGGTATGTACGCGGCTACACCCTGAGGACCGAATGGGTGAGGTCTACGTCCTTGCAGTTGACCCTGGATTCCAACAGCGAGGCGTTGGCCACGCGTTGCTCGAGCACTCAATCGACCGGATACGCAGAGCAGGCATGAACATGGTCATGGTGGAGACAGGTGACGACCGCGGGCACGCCCCGGCAAGGTCAGCATATGAGTCAGTTGGTTTTGAACGTTGGCCGGTGGCCAGGTACTTCAAGAATTTGGACACATGA
- a CDS encoding aldo/keto reductase, producing MTTTHLGDLAVSPIGFGCMALSHVYGGTTDDSARATLSAAVDAGITFLDTSDVYGKPREGATGPAGTNEEMLAPFLAKRRDEVQLATKFGITAPRDGTDASTKRTDGRPEYARSACDASLRRLGVDTIDLYYHHRPDPDVPIEETVGAMAELVEAGKIRHIGLSEVTSEELRRAHATHPIAALQSEWSLWSRDVEDHVVPACAELGVGFVPYSPLGRGFLTGTLTKEQVAGDFRGGTSRMGEAWNANQKIVDIVAEVARRHDATNAQVALAWLLHRADQMGVSAVPIPGSRKPERALENLGAVDLRLDADDMTQLDSIRSLVEGSRNIVNNPTWISSGRE from the coding sequence ATGACGACCACCCACCTCGGCGACCTCGCAGTTTCCCCCATCGGCTTCGGCTGCATGGCCCTGTCCCACGTCTACGGCGGCACCACCGATGACTCCGCCCGCGCCACATTGAGCGCAGCCGTCGACGCCGGCATCACCTTCCTCGACACCTCCGACGTCTACGGCAAACCTCGCGAGGGCGCCACAGGACCGGCCGGAACCAACGAGGAGATGCTCGCACCGTTCCTGGCCAAGCGTCGTGACGAGGTTCAGTTGGCTACGAAGTTCGGCATCACCGCGCCCAGAGATGGAACGGATGCTTCGACCAAACGCACGGATGGACGACCGGAGTATGCTCGCTCAGCCTGCGATGCTTCGCTGCGCCGACTCGGCGTGGACACGATCGACCTCTACTACCATCACCGTCCGGATCCCGATGTGCCGATCGAGGAGACCGTCGGTGCCATGGCCGAGCTTGTCGAAGCCGGGAAGATCCGCCACATCGGCCTCTCGGAGGTCACATCCGAAGAGTTGCGGCGAGCCCACGCTACCCATCCGATCGCTGCGCTCCAGTCGGAGTGGAGCCTATGGTCACGCGATGTCGAGGACCACGTCGTGCCCGCCTGCGCCGAGCTCGGCGTCGGGTTCGTGCCGTACAGTCCCCTGGGTCGCGGCTTCCTCACCGGCACCCTGACCAAGGAGCAGGTCGCCGGCGACTTCCGCGGCGGCACTTCCCGCATGGGCGAGGCGTGGAATGCCAATCAGAAGATCGTCGATATCGTCGCCGAGGTGGCTCGACGTCACGACGCCACCAACGCTCAGGTCGCACTGGCCTGGCTCCTCCACCGCGCGGACCAGATGGGTGTCTCCGCCGTTCCAATCCCCGGCTCGCGCAAACCCGAGCGTGCGCTGGAGAACCTTGGGGCCGTGGATCTGCGTCTCGACGCCGATGACATGACTCAGCTCGATTCCATCCGGTCATTGGTCGAGGGCAGCCGTAACATCGTCAACAATCCGACGTGGATCAGCTCCGGGAGGGAGTAG
- a CDS encoding helix-turn-helix domain-containing protein, with protein MQELLGRIANLDPQASLGLRVIACFDELMVGEVNSRALAAAAAALAGCPAGFRNGDRSRQLRIDPSGSPGAGARPAEVSALVLPDASEVWLEREGQALPNDDLILERFGLAIGVRFGFERQQLETPRDVALALDTTAPTEERVAAAVRLGLVAGHGYRVLVAPLFAVFDRRPAGPTDVVASEYGALQVLIVADQAENIAVTPAGLGPVGLIGDLPRSLRAAVVALRLSRPPEEGLVRAENFGGLVELLAESPDAVDPDAARIDEIMEAPWAESTVRVVLEAPTIRQAARDLGLHHSTVQGRVEQLARCLGYDPLTGYNRTRLGISVLRWRLRNSHVLELPGPVG; from the coding sequence GTGCAGGAACTGTTGGGTCGCATAGCCAACCTGGACCCCCAGGCGAGTCTTGGCCTGCGCGTCATCGCCTGCTTCGACGAACTTATGGTCGGCGAGGTCAATTCCCGTGCCCTCGCCGCGGCCGCCGCGGCCCTTGCCGGCTGCCCGGCAGGGTTTCGCAACGGCGACAGGAGCAGACAGCTGCGCATCGATCCGTCAGGGAGCCCGGGCGCGGGTGCCCGCCCCGCCGAGGTGAGCGCACTGGTCCTGCCGGATGCCTCCGAGGTCTGGCTCGAGAGAGAGGGGCAAGCCCTGCCGAACGACGACCTCATCCTCGAACGGTTCGGCCTGGCCATCGGGGTGAGGTTCGGATTCGAACGACAGCAGCTGGAGACTCCGCGGGACGTGGCGCTCGCATTGGACACCACCGCGCCCACCGAGGAGCGGGTTGCCGCGGCGGTTCGGCTCGGACTCGTGGCCGGACACGGGTACCGGGTGCTCGTCGCTCCGTTGTTTGCCGTCTTCGACAGACGTCCCGCCGGTCCCACCGATGTCGTCGCCAGCGAGTACGGCGCCCTGCAGGTCCTCATCGTCGCTGACCAAGCTGAGAACATCGCCGTGACACCGGCTGGCCTTGGCCCCGTCGGCTTGATCGGCGACCTGCCCCGTTCGCTGCGCGCCGCCGTGGTGGCACTGCGTCTCAGCCGTCCTCCCGAGGAGGGCCTCGTGCGCGCGGAGAACTTCGGCGGCCTCGTCGAACTGCTCGCCGAATCGCCCGACGCTGTCGACCCCGATGCCGCCCGCATCGACGAGATCATGGAAGCACCCTGGGCGGAGTCGACGGTGCGTGTTGTCCTCGAGGCACCGACGATCAGGCAGGCGGCCAGAGACCTCGGTCTCCATCACAGCACCGTGCAGGGCAGAGTCGAGCAGCTCGCTCGCTGCCTCGGCTACGACCCGCTCACCGGGTACAACAGAACCCGGTTGGGCATCAGCGTGCTCAGGTGGCGGCTGCGCAACTCCCACGTCCTCGAACTTCCCGGGCCTGTGGGCTGA